The following are from one region of the Arthrobacter sp. KBS0703 genome:
- a CDS encoding magnesium and cobalt transport protein CorA produces MTIVDNAVYVAGRRTADPEGLEETYFLLRQRQGMAWIGLYRPDARELRSVADEFDLSSLAVEDALTGHQRAKVEHYGDTLFMVLRPARYLDDVEKVEFGEIHIFIGPDFVVTVRHAESPDLAKVRRRMESEPEFLALGPDAVLYAILDQVVDEYEPVAAGLENDIDEIEDELFGADPEVSRRIYELSRQVITVQRATGPLAGILQALMTGTPDHHPDAELQDHLRDVQDHVLRLNDRIASFRALLQNALAVNAALVAQRQNDEMRRLTESSFAQNEQVKRISSWAAILFAPTLIGTIYGMNFHTMPELDWVFGYPMAISLMVGMGLILYATFKHNNWI; encoded by the coding sequence ATGACCATTGTCGACAATGCCGTGTATGTGGCAGGCCGCCGGACGGCGGATCCGGAGGGCCTGGAGGAAACGTACTTCCTCCTGCGGCAGCGGCAGGGGATGGCATGGATCGGGCTCTACCGGCCGGATGCGCGGGAGCTGCGCTCTGTGGCTGACGAGTTTGACCTGAGCTCGCTGGCAGTCGAGGATGCCTTGACCGGACACCAGCGGGCGAAGGTCGAGCACTACGGCGACACCCTCTTCATGGTGCTGCGCCCCGCCCGGTACCTCGACGATGTGGAAAAGGTGGAGTTCGGTGAGATCCACATCTTCATCGGCCCCGACTTCGTGGTCACCGTCCGCCACGCCGAGTCCCCGGACCTGGCCAAGGTCCGCCGGCGCATGGAGTCCGAGCCCGAGTTCCTCGCGCTGGGGCCCGACGCGGTCCTGTACGCCATCCTCGACCAGGTGGTGGACGAATATGAGCCCGTGGCCGCCGGCCTCGAGAACGACATCGATGAGATCGAAGACGAGCTCTTCGGTGCGGATCCGGAGGTCTCGCGCCGGATTTACGAGCTCTCCCGCCAGGTCATTACGGTCCAGCGCGCTACCGGGCCGCTGGCCGGGATCCTACAGGCCCTCATGACAGGAACGCCTGACCACCATCCCGACGCGGAGTTGCAGGACCATCTCAGGGACGTCCAGGACCACGTCCTGCGGCTGAATGACCGGATCGCGTCATTCCGCGCCCTGCTGCAGAATGCCCTTGCGGTCAATGCTGCCCTCGTGGCCCAGCGCCAGAACGATGAAATGCGCCGCCTCACCGAATCGAGTTTCGCCCAGAACGAGCAGGTCAAGAGGATTTCCTCGTGGGCAGCCATCCTCTTCGCACCGACGCTCATCGGCACGATCTACGGCATGAACTTCCACACCATGCCCGAACTCGACTGGGTGTTCGGCTACCCCATGGCCATCAGCCTGATGGTCGGCATGGGACTGATCCTGTACGCCACGTTCAAGCACAATAACTGGATCTAG
- a CDS encoding DUF6454 family protein: MKSLRTRSLAKAVIAAAIAATAIGGAAVAQASRDTGNGGDHRTADTAVADAFTAVDRNTAWQLTSRLKLDFPTFHTEGIAFSEDHIFLSSVEILEPTVKFPSPQGGYDRTAGKGKGHLFVMDKAGKLQKDIVLGEGDMYHPGGIDFDGTNVWVPVAQYRPNSSSIVYRVDAKSLDVRKQFEVKDHFGGIVMDKQSGHLIGNSWGSRRFAEWTLKGKELSSWQNPDNFIDYQDCQYAADSKMLCAGVASLPQMPAAGGPAAKYDLGGIALIDSRTHATLHSVPFQQWSADGHVASRNPFKMTAAGNHLTMRVAPDNAGMATEILTYEATVTPAR, translated from the coding sequence ATGAAATCACTCCGCACCCGCAGCCTGGCCAAAGCCGTCATCGCGGCGGCCATTGCAGCGACAGCCATCGGCGGCGCCGCAGTCGCACAGGCGTCCCGGGACACCGGAAACGGTGGTGACCACCGCACGGCGGACACCGCCGTCGCAGACGCATTCACCGCCGTCGACCGCAACACGGCCTGGCAGCTCACCAGCAGGCTCAAGCTGGACTTCCCCACCTTCCACACCGAAGGCATCGCCTTCTCGGAGGACCACATCTTCCTGTCCTCTGTGGAAATCCTCGAGCCAACGGTGAAGTTCCCCAGCCCGCAGGGCGGCTACGACCGTACGGCCGGCAAAGGCAAGGGCCACCTGTTCGTCATGGACAAGGCGGGCAAGCTCCAGAAAGACATCGTGCTGGGCGAAGGCGACATGTACCACCCGGGCGGCATCGACTTCGACGGCACCAACGTGTGGGTCCCCGTGGCACAGTACCGGCCCAACAGCAGCTCCATCGTCTACCGGGTGGACGCAAAGTCCCTGGACGTGCGGAAGCAGTTCGAAGTCAAGGACCACTTCGGCGGCATTGTCATGGACAAGCAGTCCGGCCACCTCATCGGCAACAGCTGGGGCTCACGGCGTTTCGCCGAGTGGACCCTGAAGGGCAAGGAGCTGAGCAGCTGGCAGAACCCGGACAACTTCATCGACTACCAGGACTGCCAGTACGCGGCGGACTCCAAGATGCTCTGCGCCGGCGTGGCCAGCCTTCCGCAGATGCCCGCCGCGGGCGGTCCAGCCGCGAAGTACGATCTGGGCGGCATCGCCCTGATTGACAGCAGGACGCACGCCACGCTGCACAGCGTCCCGTTCCAGCAGTGGTCCGCCGACGGCCACGTGGCATCGCGCAATCCGTTCAAGATGACCGCCGCCGGCAACCACCTGACCATGCGCGTCGCACCGGACAATGCCGGCATGGCCACCGAGATCCTCACCTATGAGGCGACTGTGACGCCCGCCCGCTAA
- a CDS encoding nucleoside/nucleotide kinase family protein, protein MTVRDVRPLAVRAFESPDTQQALAGLRSRLATGSRVLLGVAGAPGSGKSTFSACLAEALSPGSALVVPMDGFHLGNAIVDGTPLKQRKGAPDTFDVGGYLSLLRRLAQRDEEVVYAPDFRRSIDEPVAASIAVPADVPLVITEGNYLLADGPQWQQVRSQLDEVWFVDTPRELRLTRLVERHMLFGMGRPAAEAWATGSDEANARLIEATRHRADRIIRWG, encoded by the coding sequence ATGACAGTTCGCGACGTCCGGCCCCTGGCGGTCCGGGCCTTTGAATCCCCGGACACTCAGCAGGCCCTTGCCGGGCTGCGCAGCAGACTAGCCACCGGGAGCCGGGTACTCCTCGGCGTAGCCGGCGCACCGGGCTCCGGAAAGTCCACGTTCTCTGCCTGCCTGGCGGAAGCCCTGAGCCCCGGATCTGCCCTCGTGGTCCCGATGGACGGGTTCCATCTGGGGAATGCCATCGTTGACGGCACCCCGCTAAAGCAGCGCAAGGGCGCTCCGGACACGTTCGACGTCGGCGGCTACCTCTCGCTGCTGCGGCGGCTCGCGCAGCGGGACGAGGAAGTTGTCTACGCACCGGACTTCCGCCGCTCCATCGACGAGCCTGTGGCCGCGTCGATTGCCGTGCCGGCCGACGTGCCGCTGGTCATCACCGAGGGAAACTACCTGCTGGCCGACGGCCCGCAATGGCAGCAGGTGAGGTCCCAGCTGGACGAGGTCTGGTTTGTTGACACTCCCCGGGAGCTTCGGCTGACCCGCCTCGTGGAACGGCACATGCTCTTCGGCATGGGCCGGCCCGCCGCCGAGGCTTGGGCCACGGGGTCCGACGAAGCCAATGCCCGGCTGATCGAGGCCACCCGCCACCGGGCGGACCGGATCATCCGCTGGGGCTGA
- a CDS encoding DUF4386 domain-containing protein — protein sequence MKENQYDDGAHRGHRRPAMDSGTDAAREGDPQTGDPRTAGPQALDGAPYRLAATLLFSGVVVSLVAGILHPERANANDHVAAFTEYAGSELWIGVHLGQFAGMAILTAGLYVLGSALAGVPGRSAWAARLGKLAAAAALALYGCLQAVDGVALKHSVDAWAAADDAEKAVRFAAAEDMRWLEWGMRSYQSFVLGAALVLFGVAVGTARGIPRAVGYLMGLSGVSHLVQGWVIGTEGFSGSNTVPTLAGIVLILVWTIWLLGSSWRRFWPDRVRALDHWRA from the coding sequence ATGAAAGAGAATCAGTACGACGACGGCGCGCACCGTGGACACAGGCGTCCGGCCATGGATTCGGGGACGGACGCTGCCCGGGAGGGTGACCCGCAAACTGGTGACCCTCGAACCGCCGGACCGCAGGCATTGGACGGGGCGCCGTACCGGCTGGCCGCCACCCTTCTCTTTTCCGGCGTGGTGGTTTCCCTCGTGGCCGGGATCCTGCATCCGGAGCGGGCCAACGCGAATGACCACGTGGCCGCCTTCACCGAGTATGCGGGCAGTGAACTCTGGATTGGCGTGCACCTGGGCCAGTTCGCGGGCATGGCCATCCTCACTGCGGGCTTGTATGTTCTGGGGTCGGCGCTCGCCGGCGTGCCCGGCCGGTCGGCGTGGGCGGCGCGGCTCGGCAAGTTGGCAGCGGCTGCCGCCCTTGCACTCTACGGCTGCCTGCAGGCTGTGGACGGAGTAGCCCTCAAACACTCCGTCGATGCGTGGGCAGCCGCCGACGACGCCGAGAAAGCCGTGCGCTTTGCCGCGGCGGAGGACATGCGCTGGCTGGAGTGGGGCATGCGGAGCTACCAGAGCTTCGTGCTGGGTGCCGCCCTGGTCCTGTTCGGCGTCGCGGTGGGAACGGCGCGGGGGATACCGCGTGCGGTCGGCTACCTCATGGGCCTGTCCGGGGTGTCGCATCTCGTGCAGGGCTGGGTGATCGGGACGGAAGGATTTTCGGGCAGCAACACCGTGCCGACGCTCGCGGGCATTGTGCTCATCCTGGTCTGGACCATCTGGCTGCTCGGAAGCTCCTGGCGCAGGTTCTGGCCGGACCGGGTCCGGGCACTCGACCACTGGCGTGCATAG
- a CDS encoding alpha/beta fold hydrolase, whose amino-acid sequence MAYITVGQENSTDIELYYEDHGTGQAAVLIHGYPLDGSSWEKQTAALLEAGYRVITYDRRGFGKSSKPTTGYDYDTFAADLDTVLNTLDLNDVVLVGFSMGTGEVARYISTFGSARVAKAAFLGSLEPYLLQTGDNPTGVPQSVFDGLKDAVTADRYAFFTEFFKNFYNSDTFLGTPRLSEEAVRASWNLAAGAGAFASVAAQPTWITDFRADIPKIDVPSLIVHGTADNILPIDATGREFSKALPDAEYVEIDGAPHGLLWTHAAEVNEVLLGFLRK is encoded by the coding sequence ATGGCGTACATCACCGTTGGACAGGAAAACAGCACCGACATCGAGCTTTACTACGAAGACCACGGGACCGGCCAGGCGGCCGTCCTCATCCACGGCTATCCCTTGGACGGCTCCTCCTGGGAGAAGCAGACGGCCGCCCTGCTGGAGGCCGGCTACCGCGTCATCACGTACGACCGGCGCGGTTTCGGGAAGTCCAGCAAGCCGACCACCGGGTATGACTACGACACCTTCGCCGCCGACCTCGACACGGTCCTGAACACCCTGGACCTGAACGACGTCGTGCTGGTCGGGTTCTCTATGGGAACCGGAGAAGTTGCCCGGTACATCTCTACCTTCGGTTCGGCCCGCGTGGCCAAGGCCGCCTTCCTGGGGTCCCTGGAGCCGTACCTCCTGCAGACCGGCGACAACCCCACGGGCGTGCCGCAGTCGGTGTTCGACGGCCTCAAGGACGCGGTCACGGCCGACCGCTACGCCTTCTTCACCGAGTTCTTCAAGAACTTCTACAACAGCGATACCTTCCTGGGAACGCCCCGCCTCAGCGAGGAAGCCGTCCGGGCCAGCTGGAACCTTGCCGCAGGCGCCGGGGCCTTCGCCTCGGTCGCCGCCCAGCCCACCTGGATCACCGACTTCCGCGCCGACATCCCCAAAATCGACGTCCCGTCGCTGATCGTCCACGGCACGGCCGACAACATCCTGCCGATCGACGCCACCGGCCGGGAATTCAGCAAGGCCCTTCCGGATGCGGAGTACGTGGAGATCGACGGCGCCCCGCACGGCCTGCTCTGGACGCACGCCGCCGAAGTCAACGAGGTCCTGCTCGGCTTCCTCCGGAAGTAG
- a CDS encoding S8 family serine peptidase — protein sequence MSDGLGTGDCNGHGTHVAGTIAGKTYGVAKAATIVPVRVLDCTGSGFNSDVVAGLEWVASQHQAGTPAVANLSLGSVTSAAVDAAVQGLVNDGVTTVVAAGNAAADACNSSPARVPDALTVAASDSSDRQASFSNFGTCVDLYAPGVGITSASSASTTATASMSGTSMATPHVAGAAAAVLSRSPELTPAAVASKLLSASTPGVVTASGAGTPNRLLFSDPSAGILTAPVVTGNSPAANAAGAAVAGSVSATFSRNVQGVSGSTFVLKNAAGTAVPAAVTYDAATRTATLKPSSLLAASQKYAATLTGGTAAIRDTTGTPLVTTGWSFTTAAAPTVTCLLYTSRCV from the coding sequence GTGTCGGACGGCCTGGGAACGGGCGACTGCAACGGCCACGGCACGCATGTCGCCGGAACCATTGCCGGCAAGACCTACGGCGTGGCCAAGGCGGCCACCATTGTTCCTGTGCGCGTCCTGGACTGCACCGGCTCGGGCTTCAACTCGGACGTGGTGGCAGGCCTGGAGTGGGTGGCCTCGCAGCACCAGGCGGGGACGCCGGCCGTCGCAAACCTGAGCCTCGGCAGCGTCACCAGCGCGGCGGTGGACGCTGCCGTGCAGGGCCTCGTCAACGACGGCGTCACCACAGTCGTCGCCGCCGGAAACGCTGCCGCCGACGCGTGCAACAGTTCCCCGGCCCGGGTGCCGGACGCACTGACCGTCGCCGCGAGCGACTCCTCTGACAGGCAGGCGTCGTTTTCCAACTTCGGAACCTGCGTTGACCTGTACGCTCCCGGCGTGGGCATCACCTCCGCCAGCTCCGCTTCGACGACGGCGACTGCCTCCATGAGCGGAACGTCCATGGCGACTCCGCATGTGGCCGGCGCCGCTGCCGCGGTGCTGTCGAGGTCGCCAGAGCTCACGCCCGCTGCCGTGGCGTCTAAGCTGCTCTCCGCTTCCACCCCCGGCGTGGTCACGGCCTCCGGTGCAGGCACCCCGAACCGGCTGCTGTTTTCGGATCCGTCCGCGGGAATCCTCACCGCGCCGGTGGTAACGGGCAACAGCCCGGCCGCCAATGCCGCAGGCGCCGCAGTGGCCGGCAGCGTGTCCGCCACGTTCAGCAGAAACGTCCAAGGGGTCAGCGGTTCCACCTTCGTCCTGAAGAACGCCGCCGGAACCGCCGTCCCGGCCGCCGTCACCTACGACGCGGCAACGCGGACCGCGACGCTGAAGCCGTCGTCCCTCCTGGCCGCATCCCAGAAATACGCGGCGACACTGACGGGCGGGACGGCAGCCATCCGTGACACCACGGGCACGCCGCTGGTCACGACGGGCTGGAGCTTCACCACGGCGGCGGCCCCCACCGTGACCTGTCTCTTATACACATCTAGATGTGTATAA
- a CDS encoding amino acid transporter gives MTTLSRPPADPSAARPGARDRFRSWLLFGLQDAKGTHQGPGAVGDAHLKKHSWWQVMCLTGVDYFSTLGYQPAIAALAAGVISPLATLVLVAVTLFGALPVYRRVAGESHRGEGSIAMLERLLPRWGGKLLVLVLLGFAATDFMITMTLSAADATAHAIQNPFAPGWLQGQNIVVTLFLLALLGAVFLRGFKEAIGVAVALVALYLGLNVIVVAATVFEAAAHPTAVGDWWQALTTSHGSPFMVVGIALLVFPKLALGLSGFETGVAVMPQIQGRPGDTDEYPAGRIEGTRKLLTTAAVIMSSFLVTTSLTTVILIPAQEFEPGGQANGRALAFLAHEYLGNGFGTVYDVSTIGILWFAGASAMAGLLNLVPRYLPRYGMAPEWARAVRPLVLVFTAIGFLITYLFNADVDAQGGAYATGVLVLMTSAAVAVTLSARRQQQHRRTVGFGIIAVVFIYTTVANVFERPEGLRIASFFILGIIGISLLSRILRSFELHATHVHLDRQALEFMSSNLEGPISIIAHEPLRLSAQAYRDKLTSAIEVSHLPVDYQALFLEVIVDDSSDFETALEVTGVTRHGYQILEVHGPVVPNTIASVLLHIRDVTGLMPHIYFRWTEGNPVVNLLRFLFLGEGEIAPVTREVLREAEPDVSRRPWVHVG, from the coding sequence ATGACCACGCTGAGCAGGCCTCCGGCTGATCCGTCCGCCGCACGGCCCGGGGCCAGGGACAGATTCCGGAGCTGGCTGCTGTTCGGCCTTCAGGATGCCAAGGGCACCCACCAGGGTCCCGGCGCTGTGGGCGACGCGCACCTCAAGAAGCATTCGTGGTGGCAGGTGATGTGCCTGACAGGCGTCGACTACTTCTCGACCCTCGGTTACCAGCCGGCGATCGCCGCGCTTGCCGCCGGGGTGATCTCCCCGCTGGCCACGCTGGTGCTGGTGGCCGTCACCCTGTTCGGCGCCCTGCCCGTCTACCGCAGGGTTGCGGGCGAAAGCCACCGCGGCGAAGGATCCATCGCCATGCTTGAGCGGCTGCTGCCCCGCTGGGGCGGCAAGCTCCTCGTCCTGGTCCTTCTGGGCTTCGCGGCGACGGACTTCATGATCACCATGACGTTGTCGGCCGCCGACGCCACAGCACACGCGATCCAGAACCCCTTTGCGCCCGGCTGGCTGCAGGGACAAAACATTGTTGTCACCCTGTTCCTCCTTGCCCTGCTCGGAGCGGTGTTCCTGCGCGGATTCAAGGAGGCTATCGGCGTAGCCGTCGCGTTGGTGGCACTCTATCTGGGACTGAACGTGATCGTCGTCGCCGCCACGGTATTCGAGGCAGCAGCCCACCCGACGGCTGTCGGGGACTGGTGGCAAGCCCTGACAACCTCGCACGGAAGCCCCTTCATGGTGGTCGGCATTGCTCTGCTGGTATTTCCCAAACTCGCCCTTGGCCTGTCCGGCTTCGAGACGGGCGTCGCGGTGATGCCGCAGATCCAGGGCCGGCCCGGCGACACGGACGAGTACCCGGCAGGCAGGATCGAGGGAACCCGGAAACTGCTGACCACGGCCGCCGTCATCATGAGTTCGTTCCTGGTGACCACGAGCCTCACCACCGTGATCCTGATCCCGGCGCAGGAATTCGAGCCCGGCGGGCAGGCGAACGGCCGCGCCCTGGCGTTCTTGGCCCATGAATACCTGGGGAATGGCTTCGGCACCGTCTACGATGTCAGCACCATTGGCATCCTCTGGTTCGCCGGCGCCTCCGCGATGGCGGGACTGCTGAACCTCGTCCCGCGGTACCTGCCCCGGTACGGCATGGCGCCCGAATGGGCCCGGGCTGTCCGCCCGTTGGTGCTGGTGTTCACGGCGATCGGGTTCCTGATCACCTATCTTTTCAACGCCGACGTCGATGCCCAGGGCGGCGCCTACGCCACCGGCGTCCTGGTGCTGATGACTTCCGCAGCGGTTGCCGTGACACTGTCGGCCCGGCGTCAGCAGCAGCACCGGCGGACCGTCGGCTTCGGGATCATCGCAGTGGTTTTCATCTACACGACAGTCGCCAATGTCTTTGAACGGCCCGAAGGCCTCCGGATCGCGTCGTTCTTCATCCTGGGCATCATCGGGATCTCCCTGCTCTCCCGTATCCTCCGTTCCTTCGAGCTGCATGCCACCCACGTCCACCTTGACCGGCAGGCGCTGGAATTCATGTCCTCGAACCTGGAGGGACCCATCTCCATCATTGCCCACGAACCGCTCCGACTCAGCGCGCAGGCCTACCGGGACAAGCTGACATCGGCCATCGAGGTCAGCCATCTCCCGGTGGACTACCAGGCGCTGTTCCTGGAAGTGATCGTGGACGATTCCTCCGATTTTGAAACAGCCTTGGAGGTCACCGGGGTGACCCGGCACGGCTACCAGATCCTGGAAGTGCACGGACCCGTGGTGCCCAACACCATCGCCTCCGTGCTGCTGCACATCCGGGACGTCACGGGGCTCATGCCGCACATCTATTTCCGCTGGACCGAGGGAAATCCAGTGGTGAACCTGCTGCGCTTCCTGTTCCTGGGCGAAGGCGAGATCGCACCGGTCACCCGCGAAGTGCTGCGCGAAGCCGAGCCTGACGTGTCGAGGCGGCCCTGGGTCCACGTGGGCTGA
- a CDS encoding Ig-like domain-containing protein, which translates to MCIRDTGANATGVAAGSNITATFNSAVQGLDAGTFLLRGPGGAAVPAAVSYNATTRTATLNPAANLANDTKYTATLTGGAAAVRDAAGTPLATSSWTFTSGPAPVITAMTPRPGATLVRRANNVAVTFSEAIQGAGTGTVVLKATATGAKIAATVSRVGTTNQWILDPTATLAARTGYTVTVTGGTAAIRDLAGNSLASSSWAFTTGSL; encoded by the coding sequence ATGTGTATAAGAGACACCGGCGCGAACGCCACCGGCGTGGCCGCAGGGAGCAACATCACCGCCACCTTCAACAGCGCAGTCCAGGGCCTGGACGCCGGCACGTTCCTCCTGCGGGGCCCCGGCGGTGCCGCGGTCCCCGCGGCGGTCAGCTACAACGCCACCACCCGGACGGCCACCCTCAATCCGGCGGCCAACCTCGCCAACGACACCAAGTACACCGCCACCCTGACCGGCGGAGCGGCTGCCGTCCGCGACGCCGCAGGAACCCCGCTGGCCACATCGAGCTGGACGTTCACCAGCGGGCCGGCCCCGGTCATCACGGCCATGACGCCGCGGCCGGGGGCCACCCTGGTGAGGCGCGCGAACAACGTGGCGGTGACATTCAGCGAAGCGATCCAGGGCGCAGGTACAGGCACCGTCGTCCTGAAGGCCACGGCCACCGGCGCGAAGATAGCCGCCACCGTGTCACGCGTCGGCACCACCAACCAGTGGATCCTCGACCCCACCGCGACGCTGGCCGCCAGGACCGGTTACACCGTGACCGTCACCGGCGGCACAGCGGCCATCCGGGACCTCGCAGGGAACAGTCTGGCGTCCTCCAGCTGGGCATTCACCACCGGGTCCCTCTGA
- a CDS encoding cupin domain-containing protein, whose amino-acid sequence MTANIVTAFAVKSFDVPDKKRYPDKAEVDLVSVNDYSVARLILAPGWRWSECSKPTEKTPFCQHNHLGFCVSGVMEVETPEGVRSSIHANDTYAIPPGHNEWVVGSEPFVAVEFLGAASFGRPVSRGQHAKI is encoded by the coding sequence ATGACCGCTAATATCGTCACCGCCTTTGCCGTCAAGTCCTTCGATGTCCCCGACAAGAAGCGTTACCCGGACAAGGCCGAAGTGGACCTTGTCAGCGTGAACGACTATTCCGTTGCGCGGCTCATCCTCGCCCCCGGCTGGCGGTGGTCCGAGTGCTCTAAACCCACCGAAAAAACACCATTCTGCCAGCACAACCACCTCGGCTTCTGCGTGTCCGGGGTGATGGAGGTCGAAACGCCGGAAGGTGTCCGCTCGTCGATCCACGCCAACGACACGTACGCCATCCCGCCGGGCCACAATGAATGGGTGGTGGGTTCGGAGCCGTTCGTGGCCGTGGAATTCCTGGGCGCGGCGTCGTTTGGCCGGCCGGTCAGCCGCGGCCAGCACGCCAAGATCTGA
- a CDS encoding LLM class flavin-dependent oxidoreductase encodes MKRIGFLSFGHWGPVRGSHTRTARDALLQGIDLAVAAEEIGIDGAFFRVHHFARQQASPFPLLAAIAARTSRIELGTAVVDMRYENPLYMAEEAAATDLISGGRLQLGISRGSPEPARNGASAFGHVPRDGETDADMARRHADEFRRAVAGAGIVEADPRYAGGATGLLPVQPRSEGLGQRIWWGAGTRGTAVWAAGQGMNLMSSTLLTEDTGVPFDQLQAEQIAMFREAWKAAGHSHEPRVSVSRSVLPLADDEDRQYFGLSALRESRDQVGALDGALARFGKSYIGEPDAVAADLAADAAVQAADTVLVTVPNQLGVEYNAKLLGNIARYVAPALGWEPARGMPEARRG; translated from the coding sequence ATGAAACGAATTGGCTTCCTGTCCTTCGGCCACTGGGGCCCGGTGCGGGGTTCGCACACCAGGACGGCGCGGGACGCGCTGCTGCAGGGCATCGACCTGGCCGTGGCGGCCGAGGAAATCGGCATAGACGGCGCGTTCTTCCGGGTGCACCATTTCGCCCGGCAGCAGGCCTCGCCGTTCCCGCTGCTTGCGGCCATCGCCGCCCGCACGAGCCGGATTGAGTTGGGCACCGCCGTGGTGGACATGCGCTACGAGAACCCGCTGTACATGGCCGAGGAAGCCGCCGCGACGGACCTCATCAGCGGCGGCCGCCTCCAGCTCGGGATCAGCCGGGGTTCACCCGAACCCGCCAGGAACGGCGCCTCCGCCTTCGGGCACGTGCCGCGCGACGGGGAGACGGACGCGGACATGGCACGCAGGCACGCCGACGAGTTCCGCCGCGCGGTGGCCGGTGCCGGCATCGTGGAAGCTGATCCCAGGTACGCCGGCGGAGCCACCGGCCTGCTGCCCGTCCAGCCGCGCTCCGAGGGGCTGGGGCAGCGGATCTGGTGGGGTGCCGGAACCCGGGGCACGGCCGTGTGGGCGGCCGGGCAGGGCATGAACCTGATGAGCTCAACGCTGCTGACGGAGGACACCGGAGTGCCGTTCGACCAGCTCCAGGCCGAACAGATCGCGATGTTCCGGGAAGCCTGGAAGGCAGCCGGCCACAGCCACGAACCGCGGGTCTCCGTCAGCCGCAGCGTCCTGCCCCTGGCCGACGACGAGGACCGGCAGTACTTCGGGCTGAGCGCCCTGCGCGAGAGCCGGGACCAGGTGGGAGCCCTCGACGGCGCCCTGGCCCGCTTCGGCAAAAGCTACATCGGCGAGCCCGACGCCGTCGCCGCGGACCTCGCTGCCGATGCCGCAGTGCAAGCCGCAGACACCGTCCTGGTCACCGTTCCCAACCAGCTGGGCGTGGAGTACAACGCCAAACTCCTGGGGAACATCGCCCGGTACGTCGCGCCGGCCCTCGGGTGGGAACCGGCGCGGGGCATGCCGGAAGCGCGTCGCGGCTAG
- a CDS encoding protease inhibitor I9 family protein: protein MAAGAASPAATNSEAAAPGGATARYLVRYAAGTDVPSEVSSLRSRNIAVGRTFSKALRGAVVTATPAQAAELKRSARVAAVEIDARVTAAETQQPAPWGLDRIDQRALPLSGSFTSASSGGGVSLIHI, encoded by the coding sequence GTGGCGGCCGGCGCCGCATCGCCGGCCGCCACGAACTCCGAAGCAGCAGCACCCGGCGGCGCAACTGCCCGGTACCTGGTGCGGTACGCCGCCGGCACTGATGTTCCGTCCGAGGTGAGTAGCCTGCGTTCCCGGAACATCGCCGTCGGCCGCACGTTCTCCAAGGCGCTGCGCGGTGCGGTGGTGACGGCGACGCCGGCCCAGGCTGCAGAGCTGAAGCGCTCGGCGCGGGTGGCCGCCGTCGAGATCGATGCGCGGGTGACAGCCGCGGAAACCCAGCAGCCCGCGCCGTGGGGACTGGACCGCATCGACCAGCGCGCGTTGCCGCTGTCCGGCTCCTTCACCTCGGCGTCGTCGGGGGGCGGGGTGTCTCTTATACACATCTAG
- a CDS encoding sensor histidine kinase, with protein sequence MTTAATLEEVTDVGGVITDHQPVDFHRLGLAGCIDRLTAPLRRQGTCVHWETPHHGLEISSSSASLLYRTAQEALSNTFRHAHATDVTVRLCAVFHGIRLTVADNGTGFGGGGLRTMSAAVQEAGGTMAIDSTPGSGTAVTVTIPLD encoded by the coding sequence ATGACCACGGCAGCAACTCTCGAAGAAGTCACCGACGTCGGTGGCGTGATCACGGATCACCAGCCCGTGGACTTCCACCGGCTGGGGCTTGCCGGATGCATCGACAGGCTGACGGCGCCGTTGCGCAGGCAGGGAACGTGCGTTCACTGGGAGACGCCGCACCACGGCCTTGAGATCTCCTCCAGTTCTGCATCGCTGCTGTACCGGACCGCGCAAGAGGCCCTGAGTAACACCTTCAGGCACGCGCATGCCACCGACGTGACAGTCCGCCTGTGCGCGGTGTTCCACGGGATCCGCCTGACCGTCGCTGACAACGGCACCGGATTCGGGGGCGGGGGGCTCCGCACCATGTCCGCCGCGGTTCAGGAAGCCGGCGGAACCATGGCCATCGACTCCACTCCCGGCAGTGGCACCGCAGTCACCGTCACCATCCCGCTGGACTGA